In the Kwoniella mangroviensis CBS 8507 chromosome 3, whole genome shotgun sequence genome, one interval contains:
- a CDS encoding peptidyl-prolyl cis-trans isomerase, whose translation MSFAKRFVSTASTMSQVYFDIAINNAPAGRITFKLFDDVVPKTAANFRALCTGEKGFGYAGSGFHRVIPQFMLQGGDVNHNGTGGKSIYGNKFADENFKLRHDRPFLLSMANAGPNTNGSQFFITTVVTSWLDGKHTVFGEVTSGQDLVKKIESYGSDSGKPKAKVTITASGTA comes from the exons ATGTCTTTTGCCAAACGATTCGTTTCCACCGCCAGCACAATGTC TCAAGTCTACTTCGACATCGCTATCAACA ACGCCCCCGCTGGCCGAATCACCTTCAAGCTCTTTGACGACGTTGTCCCCAAGACCGCCGCCAACTTCAGAGCTCTCTGTACCGGTGAAAAAGGTTTCGGTTACGCCGGATCAGGTTTCCACAGAGTTATCCCTCAATTCATGCTCCAAGGTGGTGACGTGA ACCACAACGGTACCGGTGGTAAA TCCATCTACGGAAACAAATTCGCCGATGAGAACTTCAAGCTCAGACACGACCgacctttcctcctctccatgGCTAACGCCGGTCCCAACACCAACGGttctcaattcttcatcaccaccgTTGTCACCTCTTGGTTAGATGGTAAACACACCGTCTTCGGTGAAGTTACCTCTGGTCAAGATCTCGTTAAGAAGATTGAATCTTACGGTTCTGACTCTGGTA AGCCTAAGGCCAAGGTCACCATCACCGCCTCTGGTACCGCCTAA